The Kribbella shirazensis genomic interval AGCTGCTGACCCACACCAGCGGCTTCTCCGGTGACGCGTTCACGCCGACGTCGCGCGGCGACGACGCGGTCGAGCTGTTCGTGCGCGACGTGCTGCCCGGCCTGGCGCAGGAGGTGCCGCCGGGCGCGGGGTTCTCCTACAACAACGCCGGGTACGTCGTGCTCGGGCGGATCGCCGAGGTCCTTGTCGGGAAGCCGTACCACGAGCTGATCCGGGAGCGGATCGCCGTACCGCTCGAGCTCGACCACGTCGCGACGATCCCGGACGAGGCGCTGCTGTACCGCGCGGCGCTCGGGCATGTGGCGCCGAAGCCGGGCGATCCGTTGCAGGCGGCGCCGGTGTGGAGCCTGGTGCACGCGATGGCGCCGGCCGGGTCGCTGCTGGCGATGAGTGCGCGGGACCTGATCACGTTCGGCCGCGCGTACCTGGACGCGACGTTGCTCGACCGGGCCACGATCGACCGGTTGTGGGAGTCGCAGGTCGACGTACCGGCGATCGGCGGGTTCGCGCAGCACTGGGGGCTCGGCTGGATGATCTTCGACGCCGAGGGCGGGCGGCTGTACGGCCACGACGGCGGAACGGTCGGCCAGTCCGCGTTCTTCCGGCTCGTCCCGGACCGGGGTGTCGCGGTCGCGCTGCTCACCAACGGCGGCAGCCCGGGAGCGCTGTACGACGACCTGGTCGGCCACATCCTCCGCGAGACCGCGGGGATCGAACTGCCGGTCCGCCCGGTGCCGCCGGCCGCGCCGGTCGAGATCTCCCCCGAACTGGTCACCGGCCGCTACACCGGCGTCCTGACGCAAAGCACGGTCACCGCCGAGGACGGGGAGTTCTGGGTGCTGGACGACGCGGTCAGCGAGGAGGCACGGATCCTCATCCCGGAGCCGCGCCGGACCCGGCTGGTCCCGCTGGACGACTCGCGGCTGATCGCCGCCGAGCCGGAGCGCGGGACGCACGAGGTGATCGCGTTCCGGGAGCCGGTGGACGGGCGCGCGACGTACCTGTTCCGTGGCGGCCGGCTCACCCCGCGAAGTAACTGAAAGTAGTTCACGTTCCCGGCCATGGACTGGTTGCCCCGGTCACCGTTTGTGATTGCGTGCAGCAACAAACGCGAGTTTCAAACGCTGTCGTTGACGGTATGAGTACAACCGGTCGCCAAGCGCTGAGTTCGGGGCTATGGTGATTACACGGGGGAACGGGGCGAATCCTGGTGGTGAGGCTATGTCGTGGCAACTGTGGGTAGTGATCGCCCTCGTTGCGGCTGCACTGGCGCTGCTGGCCGCAGCGCGCATGCGGCACGCCCGCGAGGTCTTCGACGACATCACCGACCTCGACCGCGCGCCGGCCGAGCCTGCTGTACCGGCCGAGCCGGCTGAACCGGCCGGCGCCGACGAGCTGGCCCGTGCCCGGGCCCGCCACCTCCACGCCGAGCCGGACCGCCGCCGCAAACACGGCTGACTCCCGGCGCTGCCGGTCCTCGGCGAATCAGAGCAGTCCGTCGCGGCGCGCCACGGCGGCTGCCTCGGTGCGGGAGCGGACGCCGAGCTTGGCGAGGATGTTCGAGACGTGCACGCTGACCGTCTTCTCGCTGATGTACAGCTCCCGCGCCAGCTGCCGGTTGGTCCGTCCCTCGGCGAGCAGCCGCAGTACTTCGGTCTCCCGCGACGTCAGCGCACTGGCGCCGCTGGTGTCGACGCCACCCGCCTCCTCCAGCAACGGGCGAGCGCCAAGCTCCCGGCCCGTCTCCGCCGCCAGCGCGGTCTGCTCGTTCGCTTCGGCGACCCGGCCCGCGGCGCGGAGGGCCGCCGACAACCGGATCCGCGACCACGCCTGCTCGAAGACGTAGCCGTACCCGAAGGCGTCCGTGGTCCGCCGCCACGCGGCGACGTGCTCGTCGGGCGTCGGCGCGTCGATCCCGGTCAGCCAGCGCAGCCGCTCCCACTCCGACTCCAGCCGCGCGAGCCAGGCGAGTCCTTCGACGCCCATCAGGCGCCCTGGCGGCAGCCCCTTCTCCGCGGTCGCCTGCCCGGCCGAGACCAGCTCCGCACCGCGCGCGACCAGGTCCGCCGCGGCCGACGGCTCCCCGGCGGCCCGGTGACACAGCAGCTGCAGGCCGAGCGTGGAGAACCGGATCCGCGCGAGGAACCACTCGGTCTGGAACACGTCGCTGCACAGCGTGGACACGTCGGCGATCAGCCTCTCCGCCTCGGCCGGCTTGTCGAGCACGCGGTACGCGTCCACGGCCGGCTGCAGCCCGATGATCGGCAGCATGATGTCCAGGTCCCACCACTTGCGGGACAGCTCGAACTCCTCCGCGACCGCGGTGTCACCCCGCGCGCCGCGGACCGAGAACTCCACCGCGCGCAGCGCCGCCGCGGCCGCCGCCGGCGTCATCGCGTCCGTCCGCGCCGTCGCGGACGCCTCGTCCCACTCGCCGAGCGTGAACTCGGTCAGCGCCAGCAACCGCCGCGCGTCGAACCCGTACGCCGCCCACTGCCGCCCGAGCTCACCGGCCCGCTTGGTCGCGAACGACAGCGCCGTCCTCGCGTTCAGCAGGTCGCCCTGCTCGTACCGCGTCGACCCGAGCAGGAACCGGCTCCGCACCTCCGCGGCCGGATCGCCGGTGAGCTGCGCCCGGATGGCGGCCTCCTCGAGCTGCTTCACGGCGGTCTCCGGATCGCCGGCGCGACGCCGGAGCTGAGCCAGGGTGATCCCGGCGTCGCTGGCCGCCGACTCCTGACCCGCCTCGCGGGCGATCTCGAGCGCCCGGTGCGCCCAGCGTTCCGCCTCCATCGGCCGGCCGAGCGCGTCGGAGACCCGCGCGTACAGCGACGCGACCTGCGCCTTGAACACGCTGGCCGGCTCGTCGTTGACCAGCTTCAGAGCCTGTGAGATCGCCTCGTGGGACTCCTGGTCCTGATCGATGACCAGCGCGATGTCGGCCAGCGGCAGCAGCAACTGCGCGCGCTCCAGCTTCGGCGCGTCCGGCGGCAGGTCGGCCAGCGCCTTGCGGAGGATCTTCACCGCGCGCAGATGCTGCGAGGACAGCGTCGCGGCGGTCGCTGTCTGCACGATCAGCCAGGTCTTGTCGACTGCACGATCAGGCGCGTGATCAGGCGCACGGTTCGGGAAGAGCTCCAGGGCGAGCTCGTAGTGCTTCAACGCGTCCTGCGGCGCGCCGACCGAGATCGCTTCCTCACCGGCCCGGACCCGCGCCTCGAACGCGACCGGCAGGTTGTGCGACCGCGTGGCATGACCCGCGAGCTCGGCCGCCGTACCCGCGACCGTCAGGTCCTTCAGCGCCTGGACGTACGACGCGTGCAGGCGGACC includes:
- a CDS encoding serine hydrolase, with product MQSWLDGNLAGLIAKHGVPAASVAVLADGQVSTAAAGILNLNTGVEATVDSVFQIGSITKLWTTTLIAQLVAEGKIDLDRPVRDHLPEFKLADETAAAAITTRQLLTHTSGFSGDAFTPTSRGDDAVELFVRDVLPGLAQEVPPGAGFSYNNAGYVVLGRIAEVLVGKPYHELIRERIAVPLELDHVATIPDEALLYRAALGHVAPKPGDPLQAAPVWSLVHAMAPAGSLLAMSARDLITFGRAYLDATLLDRATIDRLWESQVDVPAIGGFAQHWGLGWMIFDAEGGRLYGHDGGTVGQSAFFRLVPDRGVAVALLTNGGSPGALYDDLVGHILRETAGIELPVRPVPPAAPVEISPELVTGRYTGVLTQSTVTAEDGEFWVLDDAVSEEARILIPEPRRTRLVPLDDSRLIAAEPERGTHEVIAFREPVDGRATYLFRGGRLTPRSN
- a CDS encoding helix-turn-helix transcriptional regulator, translating into MDDVPWNSTPLVGRSTEMAALLSAVDDAKTRRAGAVLLSGDAGVGKTRLLDEVATGAHERGFGVLVGHCTDFGDAGLPYQPFSEIFGRLAGDRPDLVEGVLTNFPAIGRLLPAHRLLGAQPAPQEVQLDRAALFDAVLGAFTALSTSEPIVVIIEDAHWADDSTRDLIGFLITRLTSQRLALVVSYRSDDLHRRHPLRRPIAEWSRNPRVRRVNLLPLDADESRALLHSLLTTPLPAIEERRILERAGGNAFFTEELAAAASMGDRDGVPPDLADLLLVRLDPLSDGARQVARVIAVAGRRVPHTLLTGVAGLPDRELDEALRELIDAHIIDVPTSDRYYFRHALLAEAVYDDLLPGERVRLHASYVQALKDLTVAGTAAELAGHATRSHNLPVAFEARVRAGEEAISVGAPQDALKHYELALELFPNRAPDHAPDRAVDKTWLIVQTATAATLSSQHLRAVKILRKALADLPPDAPKLERAQLLLPLADIALVIDQDQESHEAISQALKLVNDEPASVFKAQVASLYARVSDALGRPMEAERWAHRALEIAREAGQESAASDAGITLAQLRRRAGDPETAVKQLEEAAIRAQLTGDPAAEVRSRFLLGSTRYEQGDLLNARTALSFATKRAGELGRQWAAYGFDARRLLALTEFTLGEWDEASATARTDAMTPAAAAAALRAVEFSVRGARGDTAVAEEFELSRKWWDLDIMLPIIGLQPAVDAYRVLDKPAEAERLIADVSTLCSDVFQTEWFLARIRFSTLGLQLLCHRAAGEPSAAADLVARGAELVSAGQATAEKGLPPGRLMGVEGLAWLARLESEWERLRWLTGIDAPTPDEHVAAWRRTTDAFGYGYVFEQAWSRIRLSAALRAAGRVAEANEQTALAAETGRELGARPLLEEAGGVDTSGASALTSRETEVLRLLAEGRTNRQLARELYISEKTVSVHVSNILAKLGVRSRTEAAAVARRDGLL